TTTGTTCGGCCTAGCGTTGAATATCCAGTTTTTGAATTTTTCTTCGTCTTTTTAGGGAAGTACGATTCCCCATTTAATCAAGCACCTTCGTTGCATGTGGCCTATGCATGTCTGTTTTGGTCGGTGCTCGGTAGGCAGCTAAAAGGATGGAAAAAAGGGGCTGTGGGAATTTGGCTGCTGCTCATGGGGATTGCTACACTCACCGTTTATCAGCACCATCTGGTGGATGTGCTGACCGCATTGATTTTGGTTCACATGGGATTCGTTCTATTCCCATCTCCATCGGGACTGCTTCATGACAGTGCATTATCTATGTTAAAGGCCGGGAATTTGCCCTTTTTGGCTGGTACCGAAAAGGCAAATTTATACGAAAAGACGAAATTAGACCTCGAAGCGGAGATTTGTCGTAGAAACCAAAGAATTGGTAACGTTTACTATGCCATTGGCTGGAGTTTATTGTTACTGGCATTGTGGGGCGGAGCTCATGCTTTTGGATTATATCTTTTGTGTTGGCCATCCCTGGTCTGCATTGCGGTAGGAAGGAATTATGTTATCAATAATCCAAGGTTTCTAAAAGATGATAAAGGTTGGATACCTGGATTTAAAAAATGGTTTTATTGTCCATATCAATGCATATATTGGTTACTGTGGCGTTTTGTCAGACGCAGCAATAATCCGCCTTTATTTGAAATTTTACCAGGTTGTTATGTGGGGCCGAGGATGACTGCAGGAGATCTCCGTGTGCTTGGTCTGAATAAGCATCTGGTTGTTTTTGATCTGGCTGCTGAATTGGAAGAAATGCCTATTCTACATTTGGAGAAAAACTATCATTCGTTTCCATTGTTGGATATAGCAGCAATTAAATTGTCGGATGCCGAAAGGATATTGGCAGCGCTCGTAATCAGTTATCAACAATTGAAGAGAGGTGAAAATATGATTATACATTGTACAATGGGTTACAGCAGGAGTATGATTTTTGCTGTTCTATTGTCACAAAAAATATTATCTTTAGATTTAATGGATGCTATAGATCGGGTTAAATCTCATAATAAGCATCTTGTATTGCATAAACATGCACTTGAGTTGATGGAGGTGCTGGTCGAGAGAAATAGCTAGACGGTCCTTTGCATGATCTTTGTTATGAAATATACTATTTGATATTAGTACGTAAAAATTATACATGAAATCAGGTTACTTCAAGAGTTTTGATCAAGGAGAGTTATTATATCGCGTTTGGAATTATCAGGCCGGACAGCGGGCATTGGTCGTAATGCACCGTGGGCATGAGCATTCGGAACGTCTGCAGGAGATGGCTACGGATCCCCAGTTTGCCGATCATTCGATCTTTGCATTTGATTTGCGCGGACATGGTTATACGAAAGAACCAGTTTCACCGATCTTTATGGATTATGTGCGGGATTTGGATAGTTTCGTTCATTATATAGGTCGTGAATATTTGGTTGATTCGAAAGACATTTTCGTTATCGCCAATAGTATTGCGGGGGTTATTGTCAGTGCGTGGGTACATGATTTTGCGCCTAAAGTCGCGGGCATTGCATTGTTGGCACCTGCATTTGAAATTAAATTATATGTGCCCCTAGCAAATCAGATGATTGCTTTGGGAACAAAGCTAAAAAAAGATCTGATTATCCAGAGTTATGTTAAATCGAAGGTATTGACTCATGATGTGGATCAGCAGAAAGCGTACGATGCCGATTCGTTGATTTCCAAATCTATCAATGGCGCTTTGTTGGTTGATCTATTAAAAGCCGGTGAGCGAATCGTTGAAGACGCAGCGGCGATTGATATCCCTGTGATTGTCCTTTCTGCTGAAAAAGATTATGTAGTCAAAAATTCGTTACAGAAAAAATTCTTTGTGACAATAGCTTCAAAGTTGAAGACTTTTATCACTTTACGTAATTTCTACCACGGGATTCTATTTGAAACAAATCGGCAGAAAGTTTATCACTATCTGCGAAATTTTATCGACAAGGCCTATGCCCGACAAAGTCCTGAACTGACGCTTGAACCCGATGAATTTTCGGTGAAAGAGTATGAACAATTATACCATAAGCTACTTCCTGCAGGTGAAAAATTGAATTATGCTGTCCAAAAATGGGCATTAGGTAAAATAGGTTCCTTAAGTAAAGGAATGAATTTAGGCCTGCAGTTTGGATTTGATTCGGGGATATCGCTGGACTACGTCTATCGCAATGAATCGCAGGGAAAAAATCGCTTCGGCCGTATGCTCGACCGGGGTTATCTGGAGGCGATTGGATGGAAAGGAATTCGCATTCGAAAACAGCACTTATTACAGTTATTGGAAGAGAATATCGCGAAGGTCAAAGCTGCTGGAAAGGCCGTGAAGATATTGGATATTGCTGGCGGTACCGGAAATTACTTATTTGATATCAAAGAGAAATATCCCGAAGCCGAAATCGTGATTAATGAGTTTCTGTTGTCCAATATTGAGGTGGGAGAGAGGATTATCCGTAGAAATGGATTGCAGGGGATGCGATTTACCAATTACGATTGTTTTGATCCAGCTACTTATTCCAAACTGGAATTTGAACCTAATATTGTTATTATCTCAGGCATCTTTGAACTTTTTGGTGACAATGAAATGGCAAGTAGGGCTGTAAAAGGTGCAACTTCGATTTGCGAAGCAAGCAGTCATTTGGTTTATACTGGACAGCCATGGCATCCACAGCTGAAGATGATTGCTTATGTGTTAAACAGCCATCAGAAAAAAGATTGGGTGATGCGCCGTCGTTCGCAGAAAGAATTAGATCGTCTGATGGCTTACAACGGAGTCGTTAAGGAACGTATGTTGATCGATGACTTTGGTATATTTACGGTGTCTTCGGGAACGGTAAAGTGGTAGCCAGTATCTTAACAGTGAAAAGTTATGCCTTTGTTTAGGGTAATTAATGATTATTCCAGCTAACGCTTCCTATTGCGTCAGCTGGAATAATCAGGACGAATATTAATTCCTGTAGGCACGGATAGCTTGTATGATACCCTCTAGGTTTTCGTTAAAGTCCTGCATTTGTGCAAAGACCTTATCATCTTTGGCAAGTCCACCATGTTTATTGTTCTTGCGGAATATTTCTTTGATGTGTTCCCACCGTTCTTGTTCCACTGTATTGATTAATCCAGCAAGTTCTTTCAATTTTAAAAGATTACTTTCCGTATCGGCAGTAAGGGTTTGTGACTCACTTTCATAATGTGCGAGGAGAACTTGATCGAT
The Sphingobacterium multivorum genome window above contains:
- a CDS encoding phosphatase PAP2/dual specificity phosphatase family protein: MDEKRLKNRGLQFAVFLYCALFFQLTYSAASIHAANQVWVSSFAFPFERFIPFVSWMIIPYMSSGLFFALVPFCCPSRKELWVYTKRFSFITIVSICCFFIFPLRFSFVRPSVEYPVFEFFFVFLGKYDSPFNQAPSLHVAYACLFWSVLGRQLKGWKKGAVGIWLLLMGIATLTVYQHHLVDVLTALILVHMGFVLFPSPSGLLHDSALSMLKAGNLPFLAGTEKANLYEKTKLDLEAEICRRNQRIGNVYYAIGWSLLLLALWGGAHAFGLYLLCWPSLVCIAVGRNYVINNPRFLKDDKGWIPGFKKWFYCPYQCIYWLLWRFVRRSNNPPLFEILPGCYVGPRMTAGDLRVLGLNKHLVVFDLAAELEEMPILHLEKNYHSFPLLDIAAIKLSDAERILAALVISYQQLKRGENMIIHCTMGYSRSMIFAVLLSQKILSLDLMDAIDRVKSHNKHLVLHKHALELMEVLVERNS
- a CDS encoding bifunctional alpha/beta hydrolase/class I SAM-dependent methyltransferase, which codes for MKSGYFKSFDQGELLYRVWNYQAGQRALVVMHRGHEHSERLQEMATDPQFADHSIFAFDLRGHGYTKEPVSPIFMDYVRDLDSFVHYIGREYLVDSKDIFVIANSIAGVIVSAWVHDFAPKVAGIALLAPAFEIKLYVPLANQMIALGTKLKKDLIIQSYVKSKVLTHDVDQQKAYDADSLISKSINGALLVDLLKAGERIVEDAAAIDIPVIVLSAEKDYVVKNSLQKKFFVTIASKLKTFITLRNFYHGILFETNRQKVYHYLRNFIDKAYARQSPELTLEPDEFSVKEYEQLYHKLLPAGEKLNYAVQKWALGKIGSLSKGMNLGLQFGFDSGISLDYVYRNESQGKNRFGRMLDRGYLEAIGWKGIRIRKQHLLQLLEENIAKVKAAGKAVKILDIAGGTGNYLFDIKEKYPEAEIVINEFLLSNIEVGERIIRRNGLQGMRFTNYDCFDPATYSKLEFEPNIVIISGIFELFGDNEMASRAVKGATSICEASSHLVYTGQPWHPQLKMIAYVLNSHQKKDWVMRRRSQKELDRLMAYNGVVKERMLIDDFGIFTVSSGTVKW